The window GTCGCCGACGACGGCACCGTCTTCGTCAAGACCTCCGACGGCGAACGTCCCGTGGGCCAGGTCCCCGACAGCACTCCGGAGGAAGCGCTCGCGATCTACGTGAAGCGCTACGCCGATCTGGAGACCGACGTCAGCCTGCTCGAGCAGCGGGTGCGCGCGGGTCTGCTCTCACCAGAGGCCGCGACGGCGTCGATCAAGTCGCTGCGAGAGACCCTTCCCGAGGCCTCTGCCGTCGGTGACCTGGTAGCACTGGTCGCGCGTCTCGACGCACTCGGCCCGGTGCTGGCCACCCAGCGCGCCGCGCGCAAGGAGCAGAAAGCGCAGGAGTTGGCGCAGAGCAAGAGCGCCAAGGAGGGCCTGGTCGGCGAAGCCGAGAAGATCGCCGAGGGCAAGGACTGGCGCAACGGCGCCAATCGGATGCGCGACTTGTTGACGAAGTGGAAAGAGCTCCCCCGGCTCGACAAATCCACAGATGACGAGTTGTGGCACCGGTTCTCCGGGGCGCGCACGGCGTACACCAAGCGCCGCAAGGCGCACTTCGCCGAGATGGACGAGAAGCGTGCGGGCTCGCAGGTGGTCAAGCAACGCCTGGTGAAGGAGGCCGAGGCGCTGTCCACGTCGACCGACTGGGGCCTGACGGCAGGGCGTTACCGCGACCTGATGCGCGACTGGAAGGCCGCCGGTCCGGCGCCGCGCGAGGTCGAGGAGACCTTGTGGCAGCAGTTCCGCGCCGCGCAGGACGCCTTCTTCGGGGCGCGAGACGCCGAGAACGCCAAGGTCGATGCGGAGTTCGCCGCCAACGCCGAGGTGAAGCGAGCCCTCCTCGTGGAAGCCGAGGCTTTGCTGCCGATCACCAACCTGGAAGCCGCGAAACGCGCCTTCCGCGATCTCGCCGAGAAGTGGGACGCAGCCGGCAAGGTCCCCCGTGGCGACATCAAGGACCTCGAAGGCCGGATGCGCAAGGTCGAGAACGCGTTGAAGTCGGTCGAGGACGACAAGTGGCGCCGTCAGGACCAGACCGCGCGGGCAGACGACATGGTCGGCAAGTTCCAGGCCGCGATCAACAAACTCCAGGCAGATCTGGACAAGGCACGAACCACTGGTGACACGCGCAAGGCCAAGGACCTGGAAGCCAAGCTGACCTCCCAGCAGGCGTTCTTGGACATGGCGCGCCGGTCGTCGGCCGGTCTCTGACGTTGAGTTGGGCCCCCCTGACCGTTGAGTTGTGCCTGCCTGGCCGTTGAGTTGTGCCTCGGGTAGGCTCTCGCGCTTGTGCGTACGACGGGGGCGGGTTTCGCAGTACGCCCCTACCGGCTGCTCTTTCGCGCCGGCATTCGGCAGCAGTCGACGTACCGACTCGCCATGCTCGGAGGCCTCGTCGCCAATCTGACCTTCGGCTTCTTGAAGGTCGCGATGTTGTTCGCGACCGTCGAGGCGGCCGGCGGTGAGGTCGCCGGCTACACAGTCGCCACGATGTCGACCTACATCTGGCTCAGCCAGGGCATGCTCGGCTCGGTCAACCTGTACGGGCGTACGGACCTGGCGTTGCGGATCAAGTCGGGCGATGTGGCGGTCGACTTCCTCAGACCTCTCGACGTACATCTCGCACACATCGCCACCGATGTGGGCAAGGGCGTCTGGGCATTGCTCCCGCGCGGCCTGCCGAGCGTGTTGATCGGCGCACTGGTGGTGGGCATGGCGCTGCCGAGTTCGCCGTGGGCGTACGCCTTGGGTGCGCTCTCGCTGCTCCTCGGGATCACGGTCAGCGCCGCGACGGTCTATCTGGTCGGCACTGCCGGCTTCTGGCTCGTGGAAGGCCGCGGCGTACAGACCTTCTACATGGTCGTGTCCGGATTTCTGGCCGGCTTGTTCGTGCCGATCTCGCTCTTCCCGCGCTGGCTGGAGATCGTCGCGACGTGTACGCCGTTCCCGTCGATGATGATGTATCCGATCGACGTGCTCTCCGGGCGGATCGACGGTCTCGCCGCAGTGGGTCTCGTGGCCGCGCAGGTCGGGTGGCTGGCGTTGATGCTGATCATCGGGCAGGCACTGACCCGAGCCGGCAGGCGCACGGTGGAGGTGCAAGGTGGCTGAATCACTCGCCGCGGCTACGCGTCCCTATCGCGTCGTACTCGCCTCGCGGATGCGCAGTCAGCGGTCCTACCGGACAAGTTTTCGGCTCGATCTGCTCAGTACCTTCCTGATCGGGTTCGTCGAACTCGCCGAAGTGTGGGTGCTCTTCCACGCTGTCGGCTCGATCGGCGGGATGGAGTTGCGCCACATCCTGCTGGTCTTCGGTCTGGCCGAGTTCGCGTACTGCCTTGCCGACATGGTCGTGGGGCACTGCGACGAACTTCCCCACTATCTCCGTGCCGGCACGTTAGACGTCTTCTATCTGCGGCCGCAGCCGTTGCTCTTGCAGTTGATCACCTGCGACATCAGCCTGCGCCGACTGGCACGTGCCACCGTCGGACTGGGAGCCATGGTCGCGGCGTTCGTCTGGAACGACATCGACTGGAGCGTCAGCGCGGTGACGCTGGTCATGATCAGCCTGGTGAGTGGCTTCGTGATGTTCAGTTCGCTGTTCGTCTCGGCCGGCGGCTTGCAGTTCTTCTTGATCAACGGCGCCGAGATGACCAATGCGTACGTCTATGGCGGCAAGTATGCCGCCACCCAACCCGCGGCGGTCTGGAACCGGCCGCTGTGGGCGATCTTCGGCTTCTTCTTCCCGATGGCCTTCACCGCCTACCTGCCCGCGCTGATCCTGCTAGGACTACCCGCGCCTCATGGACTGCCTGACTGGATCGGCTGGCTCGCCCCCGTACTCGCGCTCTGGTCGGCCACCTTCGCAGGATTGTGTTGGCGGTGGGGCGTACGCCACTACCAAGGAGGTGGCGGATGACCGCCGTCGTGTCCACCCGTGCCCTCACCCGCGACTTCAAGGTCCGTGACGGGCTGCGTCGGCGCACCCTCCGGGCGGTCGACGAACTCACCGTTGACATCGAGCCCGGATCAGCCGTGGGTTACATCGGCGCGAACGGCGCCGGGAAGTCCACCACCATCAAGATGCTGTGTGGGATCTTGCAGCCGACCAGTGGCAGCGTGCAGACATGTGGCCTCGATCCGATGCGTGAGCGGCGCCGACTCGCGCGCCGCATCGGCGTGGTGTTCGGCCAGCGTTCGCAACTGTGGTGGGACCTGCCGGTGCACGAATCGTTCCGGATCTTGGCGGCCGTCCACTCCTTGCCCCTTGGGGTGGCGAGGGATCGTACGGAAGAACTGGTCGCCCAACTGGAGATGGCCGACTTCCTCGACACCCCCGTACGCCAACTCTCCCTCGGCCAGCGGATGCGTGCCGAGGTGGCCGCGGCCTTGCTGCACTCTCCCGAGTTGATCATCCTCGACGAGCCGACCATCGGTCTCGACGTGTTGTCCAAGCAGCGCCTGCGTGAGTTCCTGATCTCCGAACGCGCCGAGCACGGCACGACCCTGATGCTCACCACACACGACATGGGCGACATCGAACGGCTGTGTGAACGCGTGCTGATCGTCGATCACGGCCGACTGGCGTACGACGGCACGCTCGCGGGGCTGTCCGCGCAGGTGGGAGCGGAGCGTGAACTGGTCGTGGATCTGGCCGAACCGACGCCGGATCTCGCTGGACTGGCAGGTGCTCGGTTGATCGCAAGCGAGGGGCAGGGGTTGCGTCAGCGTCTGGCCTTCGACGACACCACGACGGTCGCGCGACTGCTGACCGAGATCTCGACGCGAGTCGAGGTGCGTGACCTGACCGTGGAGGAGCCGGACATCGAGGACGTCGTACGACGGCTTTATGCCAACCAGCGTCGGGGTTCGTGACCCCTCGGCGAGTTTTTCGTGACCCCTCAGTGGGTGACCCGGTAGGCATCGAACACGTCGGGCACGTTGCGCACGGCGGCCAGCACTCCGTTGAGGTGTGAGGCATCGGCCAACTCGAAGGTGTAGCGGCTGATCGCCTTGCGGTCGCGACTCGTCGTCAGTTGCGCGGACAGGATGTTGACCTGGATGTCGGACAACGCCTTGGTGATATCGGAGAGCAGTCCTTGTCGGTCCATGGCCTCGACCTGGATGTTCACCAGATACTTCGCGTCGGCCGATTCCACCCACTCGACCGGCAGCACGCGCTGCTCTTGCTCCAGCAACGGCCCGGCGTTGGTGCAGTCGACGCGGTGCACCGACACACCGCCACCCTTGGTGACGAAGCCGAGGATCTCGTCGGGCGGCACCGGCGTACAACACTTCGCAAGCTTGACCCAGACATCCGGCTGACCCGTGACGACCACACCGGAGTCACCACCGGTGAGGTTGCGTGACTGGCCGCGCCTGGTGATCTGGACGGCCTCGCTCATATCCTCGCGGGCGCCGTCCTCGCCGCCGTGCAAGGTGATGACCCGGCGTACGACCGCCTGCGCGCTGATGTGGTTCTCCCCCACCGCGGCATAGAGCGCGTCGACGTCGGCCAGCCGGAAGTACGCCGCCGCCAGGCTCAACGACTCGTGGGTGAGCACCCGCTTGAGTCCGACGCCCTCCTTGCGCATCAACCTGGCGATCGACTCCTTGCCGGTCTCGATCGCCTCCTCGCGCCGCTCCTTGGTGAAACGCTGCTTGATCTTCGATCGCGCACGCGGCGACTTGACGAAGTTCAGCCAGTCGCGAGAAGGCCCGGCGTTGTCAGGCTTGGTGAAGACCTCGACGATGTCGCCCATCTCCAGTTGCGACGACAGCGACACCAGGCGGCCGTTGACCCGGGCGCCGATGGTGTGGTTCCCGACCTCGGTGTGCACGCCGTACGCGAAGTCGACCGGCGTCGACCCGTTGGGCAGCGAGATGACCTTGCCCATGGGAGTGAAGACATACAGCGGCGCGTTGCGCATCTCGGTACGCAGGGTGTCGAGGTATTCGGACGGGTCGTCGTACTCGCTTTGCCAATCGGCGAGCTGCGCCACCCACTTCATGTCGTCGAGGTCGCCCAACTGGTCGGTGTCTCGACCGGCGCGGCCGTCCTCTTTGTACTTCCAGTGTGCGGCGACGCCGTATTCGGCGCGACGGTGCATGTCATAGGTACGGATCTGGATCTCGACCGGCTTGCCCCGCGGACCGATCACCGTGGTGTGCAGGGACTGATAGAGGTTGAACTTCGGCACCGCCACGAAGTCCTTGAACCGGCCCAGCAGCGGGTTCCAGCGGGCGTGCACGATGCCAAGCACGGCATAGCAGTCGCTCTTGTCCGGGACCAACACCCGCAGTCCGACCAGGTCATAGATGTCGGAGAACGAGCGGCCACCGACGATCATCTTCTGATAGATCGAGAAATAGTGTTTGGGGCGACCGGTGACGGTGGCCTTGATCCTGCCCTCCTTGAGGTCGGCCTCGACCTGGGCCACGACCTCGGCAAGGAAGCCGTCACGTGACGGCGCCCGGTCGGCGACCATCCGGACGATCTCGTCGTAGAGTCTTGGGCTCCAAGGTGGCGAAGGCGAGATCCTCCAGTTCCCACTTGAGGGTGTTCATGCCCAGCCGGTGTGCAAGCGGGGCATAGATGTCGAGCGTCTGACGCGCCGTCTTCTCCTGCGACTCGCGCTTGACATAGCGCAGGGTGCGCATGTTGTGCAGCCGGTCGGCCAGCTTGATCACCAGGACCCGGATGTCGCGGGCCATCGCGACGATCATCTTGCGGATGGTCTCGGCCTCGGCAGCGGCCCCGTACTCCACCTTGTCGAGCTTGGTCACCCCGTCGACCAGCGCTGCCACCTCCGGGCCGAAGTCGGCGGTCAACTGCTCCAACGTGTAGGGGGTGTCTTCCACGGTGTCATGCAGCAGCGCCGCCACGAGGGTGGGTTCGGTCATGCCGATGTCGGCCAGGATCGTGGTTACCGCGAGCGGGTGGGTGATGTAGGGGTCGCCGCTCTTGCGCGTCTGGCCGCGGTGGTATTTCTCGGCAATCGCGTACGCCCGCTCCAGCAGGGCCAGGTCCGCCTTGGGATGGCTGGCGCGCACCGCGTTGAAGAGCGGGTCGAGCACCGGGTTCGTCACCGGCTGGGCGCGCGTACCGATCCGGGCCAACCGTGCCCGCATTCCGCGCGGGCTCACCGGCGCACGCGGCCCGACCTCCTGGGGGACGACGTCTTCGTGCACCATGCACGGAGTCTAGTAGGACTCAGACCTGCATCAGCACGACGAGGGGCAGGTCACCCGCCGCTTCGCGGCCGGGCAGGAAGGTGAGTTCCATCAGCATCGCGACGCCGTGGACCACGGCGCCACAGGACTCGATCAGCTGACGGGTGGCATCGAGGGTGCCGCCGGTGGCGAGCACGTCATCGACGACCAACACCCGGTCCCCCGGCTTGAGCGCGTCCTGATGGATCTCCAGCGTTGCGGTGCCGTATTCGAGGTCGTAGGTCACCGCATGCGTCTCGCGGGGCAACTTGCCGGCCTTGCGGACGGGAACGAAGCCGACGCCGAGTTCGAGAGCCACCCCAGTGCCGAGGATGAATCCGCGCGATTCCATGCCGACGACGCGCTCCACCACGGTCGCGCCCGCCGCATCGCGACCGGCCGACGCCAGCCCGCGGACGATGGCACGCAACGCCGCACCATCGTCGAGGACCGGGGTGATGTCCTTGAAGACGACTCCGGGTTCGGGGAAGTCCGGGACGTCGACGACGAGACGGTGCAGCGCCTCCCTGGCCAGGTCGAGGTCACTCATGCTTCCGGCCGAGGCTCGTCGGTCTGTGTCGGTGCGTCAGCGCGGTCCGGCTCCTTGCCCCCGATAGCGGCGCGTACGACCGTGATCTCCACGCCGGGAGCTGACTTCGAGCGAGACCTTGTCCCCGTCGAGGCCGCGTACGGTCCCCAGGATGCCGGAGGTGGTGATCACCCGGTCTCCCTCGGCGAGCGCGGCATGCAACTCGGCCATCGCCTTGTTGCGCTTGGACTGCGGCCTGATGATCAGCAGCCAGAAGACGCCGAACAGCGCGAGGAGGGGCAACAAAGTGGAGGCGAGCTCCGGCACGGGACACCAACTTCTCGGAGTAGACAGGTCGCGGGGAGTCTAGCCAGGTCTCATTCGTCGAAAAGCGATGCGTCGTACGCCTCGATGCCGCGCGGCGGCGTCAGTCCGAGGTGGGACCAGGCGGCAGGCGTGGCCACGCGTCCACGCGGGGTGCGCGCCAAGAAGCCGTTGCGGACCAGGAAGGGCTCGGCGACCTCCTCGACCGTCTCGCGTTCCTCACCAACTGCCACCGCCAGTGTCGAGAGGCCGACCGGCCCGCCGGCGAAGCGTTTGCACAGCGCCTCCAGGACCCCGCGGTCGAGACGATCGAGGCCCAACTCGTCGACCTCGAAGAGGTCCAGTGCCTCCTGGGCCGTGCCCAAGGTGACGACACCGTCGCCGTGCACCTGGGCGAAGTCGCGCACGCGGCGCAGCAGCCGGTTGGCGATACGCGGCGTGCCGCGTGAGCGCGACGCGATCTCCGCTGTGCCGTCGGCGCGACTCTCGACGCCGAGCAGCGAGGCTGAGCGCTGCACGATGCGGTCGAGCTCGTCGGGCTCATAGAACTCCAGGTGCGCGGTGAAGCCGAAGCGATCGCGCAGCGGACCCGGCAGCAGGCCTGCGCGCGTCGTGGCCCCCACGAGGGTGAACGGCGGGATCTCCAGCGGGATTGCGGTAGCTCCCGGGCCCTTGCCGATCACCACGTCGACTCGGAAATCCTCCATCGCCAGATAGAGCATCTCCTCGGCTGGTCGGCTCATCCGATGGATCTCGTCGACGAACAGCACGTCACCCTCGTTGAGTCCCGACAAGATCGCGGC of the Nocardioides sp. genome contains:
- a CDS encoding adenine phosphoribosyltransferase; amino-acid sequence: MSDLDLAREALHRLVVDVPDFPEPGVVFKDITPVLDDGAALRAIVRGLASAGRDAAGATVVERVVGMESRGFILGTGVALELGVGFVPVRKAGKLPRETHAVTYDLEYGTATLEIHQDALKPGDRVLVVDDVLATGGTLDATRQLIESCGAVVHGVAMLMELTFLPGREAAGDLPLVVLMQV
- the yajC gene encoding preprotein translocase subunit YajC encodes the protein MPELASTLLPLLALFGVFWLLIIRPQSKRNKAMAELHAALAEGDRVITTSGILGTVRGLDGDKVSLEVSSRRGDHGRTRRYRGQGAGPR
- a CDS encoding DUF349 domain-containing protein — encoded protein: MSGTSSEWGRVADDGTVFVKTSDGERPVGQVPDSTPEEALAIYVKRYADLETDVSLLEQRVRAGLLSPEAATASIKSLRETLPEASAVGDLVALVARLDALGPVLATQRAARKEQKAQELAQSKSAKEGLVGEAEKIAEGKDWRNGANRMRDLLTKWKELPRLDKSTDDELWHRFSGARTAYTKRRKAHFAEMDEKRAGSQVVKQRLVKEAEALSTSTDWGLTAGRYRDLMRDWKAAGPAPREVEETLWQQFRAAQDAFFGARDAENAKVDAEFAANAEVKRALLVEAEALLPITNLEAAKRAFRDLAEKWDAAGKVPRGDIKDLEGRMRKVENALKSVEDDKWRRQDQTARADDMVGKFQAAINKLQADLDKARTTGDTRKAKDLEAKLTSQQAFLDMARRSSAGL
- a CDS encoding ATP-binding cassette domain-containing protein, giving the protein MTAVVSTRALTRDFKVRDGLRRRTLRAVDELTVDIEPGSAVGYIGANGAGKSTTIKMLCGILQPTSGSVQTCGLDPMRERRRLARRIGVVFGQRSQLWWDLPVHESFRILAAVHSLPLGVARDRTEELVAQLEMADFLDTPVRQLSLGQRMRAEVAAALLHSPELIILDEPTIGLDVLSKQRLREFLISERAEHGTTLMLTTHDMGDIERLCERVLIVDHGRLAYDGTLAGLSAQVGAERELVVDLAEPTPDLAGLAGARLIASEGQGLRQRLAFDDTTTVARLLTEISTRVEVRDLTVEEPDIEDVVRRLYANQRRGS
- a CDS encoding ABC-2 family transporter protein, yielding MAESLAAATRPYRVVLASRMRSQRSYRTSFRLDLLSTFLIGFVELAEVWVLFHAVGSIGGMELRHILLVFGLAEFAYCLADMVVGHCDELPHYLRAGTLDVFYLRPQPLLLQLITCDISLRRLARATVGLGAMVAAFVWNDIDWSVSAVTLVMISLVSGFVMFSSLFVSAGGLQFFLINGAEMTNAYVYGGKYAATQPAAVWNRPLWAIFGFFFPMAFTAYLPALILLGLPAPHGLPDWIGWLAPVLALWSATFAGLCWRWGVRHYQGGGG
- a CDS encoding ABC-2 family transporter protein — translated: MRTTGAGFAVRPYRLLFRAGIRQQSTYRLAMLGGLVANLTFGFLKVAMLFATVEAAGGEVAGYTVATMSTYIWLSQGMLGSVNLYGRTDLALRIKSGDVAVDFLRPLDVHLAHIATDVGKGVWALLPRGLPSVLIGALVVGMALPSSPWAYALGALSLLLGITVSAATVYLVGTAGFWLVEGRGVQTFYMVVSGFLAGLFVPISLFPRWLEIVATCTPFPSMMMYPIDVLSGRIDGLAAVGLVAAQVGWLALMLIIGQALTRAGRRTVEVQGG
- the ruvB gene encoding Holliday junction branch migration DNA helicase RuvB; the protein is MTDDFLTAAEEAHLQRLTAAEAEGDERTIEAALRPRNLDEVVGQQRVRAQLGLVLEAARRRQRPPDHVLLSGPPGLGKTTLAMIIAHEMNVPLRLTSGPAITHAGDLAAILSGLNEGDVLFVDEIHRMSRPAEEMLYLAMEDFRVDVVIGKGPGATAIPLEIPPFTLVGATTRAGLLPGPLRDRFGFTAHLEFYEPDELDRIVQRSASLLGVESRADGTAEIASRSRGTPRIANRLLRRVRDFAQVHGDGVVTLGTAQEALDLFEVDELGLDRLDRGVLEALCKRFAGGPVGLSTLAVAVGEERETVEEVAEPFLVRNGFLARTPRGRVATPAAWSHLGLTPPRGIEAYDASLFDE